The genomic stretch GCAATCGCTTTACAAAACATGGCCCTTTATAAATAAGGCCAGTATATATTTGGACAAGATCGGCGCCAAAGGCAAATTTGGCGTGCATTTCCTGTTCACTCATAATTCCGCCCACACCGATGAAGTGAATTTTTTCTTTAAACTCATGATGTAAACTCTTGAGCATTTCTGTACTTTTCAAAAAAAGTGGTTTTCCGGAAAGACCACCTTTGCCTTCTGGAGCAGATGCAACAAGGGTTTTATCAAGCGTGGTGTTGCTGATAAGCATTCCTTTAAACTGATGCTCAATCGCCAATTGTGTGGCCAGCTCTGCATCTTCTTCACTAAGATCTGGCGCTAACTTCAATACAAGAGGCAGCGCAGATGCGCGTTTTTCATTCGCAGAGGAAAGAACATTCAAAAGTTTTTCTAACTGATCGCCGTGCTGCAACTGGCGCAAACCCGGTGTATTTGGGCTGGACACGTTCACCACCATATAATCTGCGTAATCGGCAAGATGCTGAAATGAAAACAGATAGTCCTTCGCAGCATCTTCAAGTTCCGTCACTTTTGATTTTCCAATGTTTACTCCCAGCGGCATAAAAAGACGTTGCTGCTTTCGCAACTTTTCAAGCCGCGTTGCCATCTGCACTGCACCTGCGTTGTTAAAGCCCATGCGATTGAAAAGTGCCTTCTCTTCTGGCAGACGAAAAAGACGCGGCTTAGGATTTCCTTCCTGAGCTTTTGCCGTCACGGTTCCCACTTCTACAAATCCAAAGCCCAGCGCCTGTAAGGCCGGGATGGCCACAGCATCCTTATCTAAACCTGCAGCCAAACCAATGGGATTGGGAAACGTGATGCCCCAAAGTTTTTTCTGAAGCTGGGAATTTCTGGCCATGTGTGAAGCCGGAAGGTCTGAGTGGCAAAAAACTGACATCAGTCTCAGGGCGATCATCCCAAAATGATGGGCTTTTTCGGCATCAAGCTGAAAAAGGAGGGGACGAAGAAAAGGCCAAAAATCGTGTTTCATGCTGAATTTCCTCACATATTTGCAGTATAAACGCCAGCTCTTTTCGCTTGGCACAACA from Deltaproteobacteria bacterium CG11_big_fil_rev_8_21_14_0_20_42_23 encodes the following:
- a CDS encoding dihydroorotate dehydrogenase (quinone), whose translation is MKHDFWPFLRPLLFQLDAEKAHHFGMIALRLMSVFCHSDLPASHMARNSQLQKKLWGITFPNPIGLAAGLDKDAVAIPALQALGFGFVEVGTVTAKAQEGNPKPRLFRLPEEKALFNRMGFNNAGAVQMATRLEKLRKQQRLFMPLGVNIGKSKVTELEDAAKDYLFSFQHLADYADYMVVNVSSPNTPGLRQLQHGDQLEKLLNVLSSANEKRASALPLVLKLAPDLSEEDAELATQLAIEHQFKGMLISNTTLDKTLVASAPEGKGGLSGKPLFLKSTEMLKSLHHEFKEKIHFIGVGGIMSEQEMHAKFAFGADLVQIYTGLIYKGPCFVKRLLSSLLKQ